Proteins from a genomic interval of Cheilinus undulatus linkage group 15, ASM1832078v1, whole genome shotgun sequence:
- the c15h3orf38 gene encoding uncharacterized protein C3orf38 homolog, whose product MNAEVIGLKLLFAVSNMSGLTETERAGCIKILMFMSKGDLLSLSDTVTNKLIVVEDEKEATQTILSFTKNAEEFLRRKKVHRDIIFKYLVKEGVTMPPNSEKHQLVKRTLAHWSPGRGVGDGTCSRETDDTDMLPNSTNTEPEEGFDPQVLAQQFCQWFFQLLNSQNLSLGQQPQDWGPQHFWPDVKLYLRVSAGSEQVEEFLGAELVSLRLQALTREERLLLSPNLEPHGLRALASPHGLVMVAVAGTIHRNDACLGIFEQIFGLIRSPLESNSWKIKVVRLKIRGQDALGGTVIAAPALNYNSTELQLLCS is encoded by the exons ATGAATGCGGAAGTGATTGGCTTGAAGTTGTTATTTGCGGTGTCAAACATGTCAGGATTAACAGAAACAGAGCGAGCTGGATGTATTAAGATACTGATGTTTATGTCAAAGGGCGATTTACTGTCACTTAGTGACACAGTCACGAATAAGCTGATTGTAGTGGAGGACGAGAAAG AAGCTACACAGACCATCCTGTCTTTTACCAAAAATGCCGAGGAGTTTCTGAGGAGGAAAAAGGTTCATCGCGACATCATATTCAAGTACCTGGTCAAAGAAGGTGTGACGATGCCCCCTAACAGTGAGAAACATCAGCTGGTGAAAAGGACGCTGGCGCATTGGTCACCGGGAAGG GGCGTGGGTGATGGAACATGTTCAAGGGAGACGGATGACACGGATATGCTGCCTAATTCCACAAACACTGAGCCTGAGGAGGGCTTTGACCCACAGGTCCTTGCTCAGCAGTTCTGCCAGTGGTTCTTTCAGCTCCTGAACAGTCAGAACCTCTCGTTGGGCCAGCAGCCTCAGGACTGGGGGCCACAGCACTTCTGGCCAGATGTGAAACTATATCTGCGTGTCAG TGCTGGCAGTGAACAGGTAGAGGAGTtcctgggtgctgaactggttAGTCTTCGTCTCCAGGCCTTGACAAGGGAAGAGCGCCTCCTTCTCAGTCCCAACTTGGAGCCTCACGGCCTCAGAGCGCTGGCTTCCCCACATGGCTTGGTGATGGTGGCAGTAGCTGGGACCATCCACAGAAATGATGCCTGTCTGGGTATTTTTGAACAAATATTTGGCCTCATCCGTTCCCCGCTGGAGAGCAACAGCTGGAAGATCAAGGTTGTCCGGCTGAAGATCAGAGGGCAAGATGCTCTGGGAGGGACAGTAATAGCAGCACCAGCACTGAATTACAACTCCACTGAATTAcagcttctctgcagctga
- the zgc:152951 gene encoding uncharacterized protein zgc:152951 isoform X1 codes for MGESERNALGRVTVYSIQGCPHCVQAKATLGRLGVPVCDVDVGKHPELRSKVKELTGRSTVPQIFFNNIHVGGNDDLQKLAPEELQRLVNLVKDEPLPADAPPLPEENKSDESLGESDGDFQCERDEFADLVEDLKHGSVIGNHRRGLTVYKKSFSGDQLVDWLQREKGMARAEAIKTGQALLQKKYMVSVRGCGQQEGSFGEEKGTMDSLYRLLEDDPHSALNTGQTAACSPIEASELSLLLREMILKLFSEHLSADGKSVDYKGMSVSPAFERYCELAIQLQRVELLTLSREEKLAFFINIYNALVIHGYLRLGAPTNMWQRYRFFNYVSYLIGGEVFTLQDIENGVLRGNRKGVAQLLKPFSKTDPRLQVALPDAEPLIHFALNCGAKGCPPIKTYTPQDIDSQLRTAAEAFLENDDACMVDSGKREVRLSQIFKWYKADFGGTDEKLLKWVLEHMGDSPKKTSLQGVLSAGKTKVSFLPYDWSTNSSH; via the exons ATGGGGGAGTCTGAAAGAAATGCTCTAGGCCGGGTAACGGTGTACTCCATCCAGGGCTGCCCACACTGTGTGCAAGCAAAGGCCACACTGGGGCGTTTGGGAGTGCCGGTTTGTGATGTGGATGTGGGAAAGCATCCAGAGTTAAGATCCAAGGTGAAGGAGCTGACAGGGCGCAGCACAGTCCCTCAGATCTTCTTTAACAACATCCACGTTGGAGGAAATGACGACCTACAGAAATTG GCTCCTGAGGAGCTTCAGAGGTTGGTGAATCTGGTTAAGGATGAGCCTCTTCCTGCAGATGCTCCACCTTTACCAGAGGAGAATAAATCAGATGAGTCACTTGGAGAGAGCGATGGAG ACTTTCAGTGTGAAAGAGATGAGTTTGCAGACCTGGTAGAGGACCTAAAACATGGGAGTGTGATTGGCAATCATAGGAGGGGACTGACTGTATACAAAAAGAGCTTCTCAGGTGACCAGCTGGTTGactggctgcagagagagaaaggcatGG CCAGGGCTGAGGCCATTAAAACAGGCCAAGCACTGTTGCAGAAGAAGTACATGGTGAGTGTGCGTGGCTGTGGGCAGCAGGAAGGCAGTTTTGGAGAAGAAAAGGGGACCATGGACTCACTGTACAGGCTGCTGGAGGATGACCCTCATTCAGCCCTCAACACCGGACAGACAGCAGCGTGCAGTCCCATTGAGG CCTCTGAGCTCTCTTTGCTTTTACGGGAGATGATTCTGAAATTGTTCTCGGAGCATCTCTCTGCTGATGGCAAG TCTGTGGACTACAAAGGCATGTCAGTGAGCCCTGCCTTCGAGCGTTACTGTGAGCTAGCCATTCAGCTGCAGAGAGTGGAGCTGCTTACACTGAGCCGGGAGGAGAAGCTGGCCTTCTTCATCAACATCTACAATGCCTTGGTCATCCATGGATACCTACGCCTGGGAGCTCCCACCAACATGTGGCAAAGATACAGA TTCTTCAACTATGTGAGCTACCTCATTGGAGGAGAAGTGTTCACATTACAGGACATTGAGAACGGAGTTCTGAGAGGGAACAGAAAAGGTGTCGCACAGCTGCTGAAGCCCTTCTCCAAAACAGATCCACGACTGCAG GTGGCTCTTCCTGATGCTGAGCCTCTGATTCACTTTGCCTTGAACTGTGGTGCAAAGGGCTGTCCACCAATCAAAACATACACCCCACAG GACATTGACAGCCAGCTCCGCACAGCTGCTGAGGCCTTCTTAGAAAACGATGATGCCTGCATGGTAGATTCTGGAAAAAGAGAAGTACGGCTCAGTCAGATTTTCAAGTGGTACAAAGCTGACTTTGGAGGCACTGATGAGAAG CTGCTGAAGTGGGTGCTGGAGCACATGGGTGACTCTCCGAAGAAGACCAGCCTGCAGGGAGTCCTTTCTGCTGGGAAGACTAAAGTCAGCTTCCTCCCCTACGACTGGAGCACTAACAGTTCCCACTGA
- the zgc:152951 gene encoding uncharacterized protein zgc:152951 isoform X2, producing MGESERNALGRVTVYSIQGCPHCVQAKATLGRLGVPVCDVDVGKHPELRSKVKELTGRSTVPQIFFNNIHVGGNDDLQKLAPEELQRLVNLVKDEPLPADAPPLPEENKSDESLGESDGASELSLLLREMILKLFSEHLSADGKSVDYKGMSVSPAFERYCELAIQLQRVELLTLSREEKLAFFINIYNALVIHGYLRLGAPTNMWQRYRFFNYVSYLIGGEVFTLQDIENGVLRGNRKGVAQLLKPFSKTDPRLQVALPDAEPLIHFALNCGAKGCPPIKTYTPQDIDSQLRTAAEAFLENDDACMVDSGKREVRLSQIFKWYKADFGGTDEKLLKWVLEHMGDSPKKTSLQGVLSAGKTKVSFLPYDWSTNSSH from the exons ATGGGGGAGTCTGAAAGAAATGCTCTAGGCCGGGTAACGGTGTACTCCATCCAGGGCTGCCCACACTGTGTGCAAGCAAAGGCCACACTGGGGCGTTTGGGAGTGCCGGTTTGTGATGTGGATGTGGGAAAGCATCCAGAGTTAAGATCCAAGGTGAAGGAGCTGACAGGGCGCAGCACAGTCCCTCAGATCTTCTTTAACAACATCCACGTTGGAGGAAATGACGACCTACAGAAATTG GCTCCTGAGGAGCTTCAGAGGTTGGTGAATCTGGTTAAGGATGAGCCTCTTCCTGCAGATGCTCCACCTTTACCAGAGGAGAATAAATCAGATGAGTCACTTGGAGAGAGCGATGGAG CCTCTGAGCTCTCTTTGCTTTTACGGGAGATGATTCTGAAATTGTTCTCGGAGCATCTCTCTGCTGATGGCAAG TCTGTGGACTACAAAGGCATGTCAGTGAGCCCTGCCTTCGAGCGTTACTGTGAGCTAGCCATTCAGCTGCAGAGAGTGGAGCTGCTTACACTGAGCCGGGAGGAGAAGCTGGCCTTCTTCATCAACATCTACAATGCCTTGGTCATCCATGGATACCTACGCCTGGGAGCTCCCACCAACATGTGGCAAAGATACAGA TTCTTCAACTATGTGAGCTACCTCATTGGAGGAGAAGTGTTCACATTACAGGACATTGAGAACGGAGTTCTGAGAGGGAACAGAAAAGGTGTCGCACAGCTGCTGAAGCCCTTCTCCAAAACAGATCCACGACTGCAG GTGGCTCTTCCTGATGCTGAGCCTCTGATTCACTTTGCCTTGAACTGTGGTGCAAAGGGCTGTCCACCAATCAAAACATACACCCCACAG GACATTGACAGCCAGCTCCGCACAGCTGCTGAGGCCTTCTTAGAAAACGATGATGCCTGCATGGTAGATTCTGGAAAAAGAGAAGTACGGCTCAGTCAGATTTTCAAGTGGTACAAAGCTGACTTTGGAGGCACTGATGAGAAG CTGCTGAAGTGGGTGCTGGAGCACATGGGTGACTCTCCGAAGAAGACCAGCCTGCAGGGAGTCCTTTCTGCTGGGAAGACTAAAGTCAGCTTCCTCCCCTACGACTGGAGCACTAACAGTTCCCACTGA